The Polynucleobacter sp. JS-JIR-5-A7 region TAAGCCAATCGCCAAAGCGGCTGGCCCAAAACCACCCAAGCCATAATTATTTTCAGATGATTTTTTACCTTTGGATTTTTCCAAGAGGCGCTGTAAGTCAGCAATATTCTTTTGCAGTTCTGCAACACGTGCTTTAGCTTGCTCTAGTTCTTTTTCTTGAGCGACTAAGTCTTCTGTGTAACGACGCTCCTCAGCACTGCCTTCTGCACTGGAGCCAATTTTCAAGCGATCTTTTGCAGCATTCTCAGCAGCTTTATTTTTTCCACCCTTACTAGAACCATCTACACCTTTATCGCCTTTACCACCCCTCTCAGAGCGCCACTGCTCATTAGCATCAGCCACGAACTGATTGGCCTCAACAGGACTAATGGAGCGCAAGAGTGCTTGACTTGGTTTATTAAGCTCGGCTCCAGAAATTAATCTATTCACACTACCGCTGGCAAACGCATCAGGATTTGCTTTATATAAAGCCAGCATGGTCTGATCTAAGCTAGCACCCTCTAGGCGTGGCGCCATGATGGTGGCAATTTCAGAAAGACTTTGACCAGGTTTTACAGTCACCTTCTGCGTATCACCTAAGAGGAAGGTATATGTTTTAGTGAGACTTCCACTTGACCAATTCATCTTCACTAAGACATCTAGGAATGGATCATCAGTGATTGGTACAGGATTTACGGTTTCTACTAAAACCATCAACTGCTCTTGACGATTTCGATAAATCATTACTTGCGGATTCAAATCCAGAATTTTTTGCGAGATCCCCAGTTTTTCGAAGGCCGTCTTACCTGGAAGTTCAACAGTAAGGGATGGCAATGCATCCTTTTCGTCCACCCCACTTCTAATGGGAATTTCTACGCGTAAGGGCTCACCAGGTACTGACTGTAATTTAGGAACGCCCAAATGAATCGCGCTGACCGCACAGGACCAAGTGAGCAAAGCAAAGCAAATTACTTTGAGCAATCTCGATTGGTCAAGACCTAGCATCTATGTAATTACCTCTCCAGTAAGATTCTGAGCATGCGGCGCAAGGGCTCAGCTGCTCCCCATAATAGCTGATCGCCGACGGTAAATGCACCTAAATACTCTGGACCCATCGCCAATTTATGCAAACGTCCAATAGGTACTGTCAAGGTGCCGCTCACTGCTGCTGGCGATAAATCACGCTCAGTTATTTCACGATCATTAGGCACGACTTTTACCCACTGACTATCGTTTGCCAAGATCGTTTCAATCTCCTGGAGGGGAACATCTTTCTTCAGCTTCACTGTCAAGCCCTGGGAATGGCAGCGCATCGCTCCAACCCGCACACATATCCCATCAACTGGAATACTGCCAGCAGTCCGGAATGCAGGGCGACCTAAGATCTTATTGAACTCAGCGCCACCCTTCCACTCTTCTTTGGTTTGCCCATGCTCGAGAGGTACGTCGATCCACGGAATTAAACTTCCAGCTAAAGCAGTATTACGAAAATTCTGTTTCGGAAAATCGGGTGAACGTAAGGTTTCAGTCACTTTGCGATCAATATCCAAAATCCACGAAGATGGGTCTGCCAATTCTGCAGCCACGCTGTCACGCAAAGCGCCCATTTGCAATAGTAACTCGCGCATGTTTTGAGCGCCTGCACCAGAAGCTGCTTGATAAGTCATGGCACTAATCCACTCAACCATGTCAGCCTTCACTAAACCACCCATAGCCATCATCATTAAACTGACTGTGCAGTTGCTACCAATCCAATTTTTTCCACCCGCAGCTAATGCCTTATCAATCACAGGGCGATTGACTGGATCGAGAATCAATACAGCATCATCTTTCATGCGCAATGCGCTAGCAGCATCAATCCAGTGACCACTCCAACCAGCCGCACGCAGCTTGGGGAAGATCTCATTGGTGTAGTCGCCACCCTGGCAAGTCAGAATGATGTCGCAACGGGACAATGCCTTGATGTCATTGGCATCTTGCAAAGTACTTTCACTCTTGGTGACTTTTTTACCATTGAGCAGGGGAACTTCGCCGCCTACTTGGCTCGTGCTAAAGAAAACCGGCTCGATCAAATCAAAATCTTTCTCGGCGAGCATGCGCTCCATCAGAACACTGCCAACCATTCCGCGCCAGCCAACTAAACCTACCAACGGTGTTTTTGTATTTGCCATGATTTAACTACCTAGTGAAAATATTGACTTATTTATCCAGCGAGTGCCGCAACTACTGCATCACCCATTTGTACAGTAGATACCTTTTGGGTGTCTTCTGTATAAATATCAGCAGTACGTAAGCCTTGTGCCAACACTTTTTGTACTGCTTTTTCGATCCGGTCAGCTTCTGCAGGCATACCCAAGGAATAACGTAACATCATGGCTGCAGACAAAATCGTTGCCAGAGGATTAGCAATCCCTTGACCAGCAATATCAGGCGCAGAGCCGTGGCTTGGCTCATACAAGCCTTTGTTGTTCTTATCCAATGACGCAGAAGGCAACATGCCAATCGAGCCTGTGAGCATCGCAGCTTCGTCCGACAGAATGTCACCGAACAGATTGCCGGTCACGACTACATCAAATGCTTTAGGCGCCTTCACCAATTGCATTGCTGCATTATCGACATACATGTGGGATAACTCAACATCAGGATAGTCTTTAGAAACCCGAATCATGACTTCACGCCACAACTGTGAAGTCTCTAATACGTTCGCTTTATCCACGCTGCACACTTTTTTACCGCGCTTGCGTGCCGCTTCAAATGCAACGCGACCAATCCGCTCTACTTCTGGCTCGCTGTAATGCATGGTGTCATAACCTTCACGAGCACCTTTAAATAATGGCAACTCTGAGCTACGAATACCGCGTGGTTGACCAAAGTAAATATCGCCATTGAGTTCACGCACAATCAAAATATCCAAGCCACCAATAATTTCTGGTTTGAGGCTGGATGCTGCTGTGAGTTCTGGATAGCAAATCGCTGGCCTAAAGTTAGCAAACAATTCTAAGTGTTTACGTAATCCTAAGATGGCCTGCTCTGGGCGAAGTTCACGAGCAAGCGTGTCGTATTTCCAATCACCGACTGCGCCAAACAAAATAGCGTCAGCTTTTTTTGCCAACTCTAAAGTCGCTGGCGGCAAAGGATGTCCAGCCACGTCATAGGCAGCGCCACCCACAGGAGCTTCCTCTAGATCAAACTTTGGGCCTAACGCTTGAAGAACGCGAACGGCTTGAGCAACAATTTCCGGGCCGATCCCATCGCCCGGGAGAACTGCAATTTTCATGAAAGGCCTTTAAATCAACGAATTACGGCAATTGTGTCGCAAGCCAAGGCATCTTGAGGATGCGCTCAGCTTCATAAGCCTTGATTTTATCTGCATGACGCAGAGTTAAGCCAATATCGTCCAAACCGTTGAGGAGGCAATACTTCCTAAAGGGGGCTACCTCAAAGCTATAGGCGCTGCCGTCAGGGGCGATAACCTGTTGAGCGTCTAGGTCAATTGTCAGTTGATAACCACTAAAAGCCATCGTCTCGTTAAAGAGGTGATCTACCTGCATTTCGGTCAAAACGATGGGTAAAACACCATTTTTGAAGCAGTTGTTATAGAAAATATCGGCAAAGCTAGGGGCAATCACGGCCCTGAAGCCAAATTGGTCTAAAGCCCATGGCGCATGTTCACGTGAACTACCGCAACCAAAGTTCTTGCGAGCCAAGAGAATGCCGGCGCCTTTGTAGCGCGGCTGATTGAGCACAAAGTCAGGGTTAATTGGACGAGTACTGCAATCTTGACCAGGTTCGCCATGGTCTAAATAACGCCATTCATCGAATAGGTTCTGACCAAAGCCCGTTTTCTTGATGGACTTTAAAAACTGCTTCGGAATGATGGCATCGGTATCCACGTTCTCACGATTCAGTGGAGCAACTAAACCTTTGTATACCGTAAATTTTTCCATGACTCTGACTCTATCTATATTTTTTGTTTACTTCACAGGGGTAATGACAACGTCCTTACCCTTAGTTTGAGATTGATTCTGCTGAGTAGAATTTGCACCGGATCCGCCCATGGCACTACCCATGGTTTGCAAATCTTTGCCCATGCCTTCCATGGTATTACTGCAAGCAGAGATGATCACACCTGCAATGCCAACGATGGCTAATCGAGAAATCAATGAGACTGAAGGAAATTTCATCTGGATTACCTTTATGAAATCTTACGAACATCAACAAAATGGCCCTCAATCGCCGCAGCAGCCGCCATTGCCGGACTGACCAAATGGGTGCGACCGCCATTACCTTGACGACCTTCGAAGTTACGATTCGATGTAGAGGCACATCGCTCACCAGGCTCTAAGCGATCAGCATTCATGGCTAAACACATAGAGCAACCGGGCTCGCGCCATTCAAAGCCAGCAGCTTTAAAAATGCGATCTAAGCCTTCCCGCTCTGCTTGGGCTTTCACCAGACCAGAGCCAGGAACTACCAATGCCAGCTTCACATTCGCAGCCACTTTCTTGCCAATGCGATCCACCACTTTTGCAGCAGCCCGAATATCTTCAATGCGGCTATTAGTGCAGGAACCAATAAATACTTTATCCACAGAAATACTGCTCAGTGGCGTATTCGGAGTGAGATTCATATATTCCAAAGCACGCTCCATCGCAGAGCGCTTGTTTGGATCACGCTCTTTTTCCGGATCAGGAACACGGTCGCTGATAGCAAGCACCATCTCAGGAGAGGTACCCCAAGTGACTTGTGGAGCGATTTCTTCTGCACGCAATTCCACTACAGCATCAAACTGGGCATCTGCATCCGAATGCAATGTTCTCCAATACTGCATTGCTTGCAATAGGGCTTGACCTTGAGGAGCATAAGGGCGACCTTGAATGTATTCAATCGTAGTTTCATCCACAGCAACCAAACCAGATCTTGCGCCACCTTCAATCGCCATATTGCAGAGGGTCATACGACCTTCCATAGACAAATTCCGAATCGCTTCACCAGCAAACTCGATACAGTAACCAGTGCCACCCGCAGTACCAATCTTGCCGATCACCGCCAAGACGATATCTTTAGCTGTAGAACCGGGTTGCAAACGGCCATCTACCCGCACCAACATGTTCTTACTCTTTTTCATGAGCAAGGTTTGAGTGGCCAAGACGTGCTCCACTTCCGATGTACCAATACCAAATGCCAAGGCACCAAATGCGCCATGCGTGCTGGTATGTGAATCACCGCAGACAACAGTCATGCCAGGTAAGGTTGCACCCTGTTCTGGTCCAATCACGTGAACAATCCCTTGGCGAGCATCATTCATCTTGTATTGGGTAATACCAAATGCATCACAGTTTTGATCTAAGGTGTCGACTTGCAGCTTAGATATAGGATCTGCAATTCCTGCTGAGCGGTCTGTGGTTGGAACGTTGTGATCCGAAACAGCCAAGTTGGCGGAGATGCGCCATACCGGACGACCAGCCAGATTCAAGCCTTCAAATGCCTGAGGGCTGGTTACCTCATGGAGCAACTGACGGTCAATATAGATCGTGGCTGTGCCATCTTCTTCCGAGTAAACAACGTGGTCATCCCACAATTTGTCATAAAGCGTACGAGACATGAGTGCCCTTAAAACCTTTATTTACGAACGGAAATGTTAGGAACCTTACGCGAAGTTTCACCAACATATAACTGACGTGGACGTCCAATCTTGTACTCGGAATCCGTAATCATTTCTTCCCACTGAGCAATCCAGCCAACTGTTCTTGCTAACGCAAAAATACAAGTGAACATATCCGTTGGGATACCCAGTGCGCGCTGCACAATACCTGAGTAGAAGTCCACGTTTGGATAGAGCTTGCGGCTCACAAAATACTCGTCTTCCAAGGCAATCTTCTCCAGGGTCATCGCTAGCTTGAACAATGGATCATCTTGCAGGCCGAGTTCATTCAAAACTTCATAGCAAGTCTCACGCATTAATTTAGCGCGTGGATCGAAGTTTTTGTAAACGCGGTGACCAAAGCCCATCAAACGTACGCTCGAGTTCTTGTCTTTCACCTGGGCGATGAACTCATGAATCTTATCCACGCCGCCTTGTGCTTGAATATCATTCAACATTTGCAAGCAAGCTTCGTTAGCACCACCGTGGGCTGGACCCCAAAGACAAGCAATACCGGCAGAAATGGCAGCAAAAGGGTTCGTACCTGAAGAACCGCACAAACGAACGGTTGAGGTGGAGGCATTTTGCTCATGATCTGCATGCAAGATAAAGATGCGATCCAAAGCGCGTACTAAAACTGGATTTACTTTGTACTCTTCACACGGCGTAGCAAACATCATGCGCATGAAGTTTGCGGTGTATGACAAAGAGTTATCTGGATAGATAAAAGGTTGTCCTACGGAGTACTTGTACGACATTGCCACTAAGGTTGGCATCTTCGCAATCAAACGAATCTGCGCCACTTCACGTGCATAGGAATCGCTGTAATCAATCTCATCATGGTAGAACGCAGCCATGGCACCAACCAAACCAGTTAACACAGACATGGGATGGGCATCACGACGGAAACCGCGCAAGAAGAATTGCATTTGCTCGTGGACCATGGTGTGGTGAATCACCATTTGATCGAAATCTTTTTTCTCGGTCGCGTTGGGCAATTGGCCATTAATCAAAAGGTAGCAAACCTCTAAGAAGTCGCAGTTCGCAGCCAAATCATCAATCGGGTAACCACGATAGAGCAACTCGCCTTTGTCACCATCGATGTAGGTAATTTTGCTATTGCAGGATGCAGTAGATAGAAAGCCTGAGTCGTAAGTGAACTTACCAGTTTGACCATAGAGCTTGCGAATATCGATGACATCAGGACCAACCGTGCCTTTATAAATTGGCAGATCAATATCTGGTGTTCCATCCGAAAACGAGAGTTTTGCCTTGATGTCCGATTCAATCATTTCTAATCCTTAGTCATTCAAAATTATGATTAATACACTATTCGATCACACGCTTGCACTACTACTTGCACCAAAAGACTGAATTACTTCTCTCTCAGCTTTTGTAAAACTGTTTTAAAGGAGTCAGACTGCATCTCCTGCTCCAGTCCAGCCATCGAATCTTTACGACCGATTAATAAATCCATCAGGTCATTGTCATCTAAGGCCAATAACTGGCTCAATACTTTGCCATCTTCCACGCTTAACTGAGTGCCGTAACGCTCAAAGAAACGCTGCAGAATTAAATCGTTCTCTAGCAAGCCCCTGCGAGCATCACTTTTTAAGCGATATAACTCTGCATTACCGAGGGTCATACTGCCCTACGAACCATCAACTCCTTGATCTTACCAATCGCCTTGGTTGGATTCAAATGCTTAGGACATACATCCACGCAATTCATAATAGTGTGGCAACGGAATAGGCGGTATGGATCTTCCAAGTTATCCAAGCGCTGACTAGTCTCTTCATCCCGACTATCAGCAATAAAGCGATAGGCCTGCAACAAACCTGCTGGACCCACAAACTTATCAGGATTCCACCAGAAAGAGGGGCATGAGGTTGAGCAAGATGCGCACAGAATGCACTCATACAAGCCGTTCAACTCTTCACGCTCTTCAGGGCTCTGCAAACGCTCTTTCTCTGGTGGTGGATTGTCGTTTACCAAATAAGGCTTGATAGACAAATACTGTTTGAAGAACAAAGTCATGTCGACGATCAAATCACGTACGACTGGCAAGCCAGGTAATGGACGCAATGTGATGACCTTAGGCAAAGTCAACATATTGGTCAAGCAAGCCAAACCATTTTTACCGTTGATGTTCATTGCATCTGAACCGCATACACCCTCACGGCATGAGCGGCGATACGAGATAGTTTCATCTTGTTTCTTCAAAGAGATCAAGGCGTCCAACAACATACGCTCACCAGTAAGCTCTAACTCATAGCGCTGCATGCGTGGTGCTGCATCGACATCTGGATCGTAGCGGTAAATTTCAAATATACGGATATCACTCATCTTCTATCTCTCTTACTTAGAAAGTACGTTCTTTTGGAGGAACTGAATCAACAGTCAATGGTTTCAATTGGACTGGCTTATAGTCCAAGCGATTGCCTTCGCTATACCAAAGAGTGTGTTTCATCCAGTTGTCATCATCGCGATGCTGGTGATCGTCATGTGAGTGTGCGCCACGGCTTTCTTTGCGAGCCGCCGCAGAAATCATGGTTGCGTTTGCTGTCTCAACCAAGTTAGCCACTTCCAAAGCTTCAATACGGGCGGTATTAAAAATCTCAGACTTGTCTTTAACCCACAAGTTTTTTGCACGCTCGGTGAGTTTCGCCATTTGGCGAACACCTTCATCCATCAGCTCTTGGTTACGGAATACACCGGCGTATTTCTGCATCGTTTTACGAATATCGTTAGCGACATCTTGTGCATACTCGCCAGAATGAGAGTTATCCAACTTCGCAATACGCTCCAAGGTTTGCTGACCCGCATTCGCAGGTAATTTCTTGAACTCACGATTCTTAAGATTCAAACTAACGATGTGGTTACCTGCTGCACGACCGAATACCAAGAGGTCGAGTAATGAATTAGTACCTAAGCGGTTTGCGCCGTGCACAGAAACGCATGAGCACTCGCCAATGGCATACAAACCATGAACGACTTCATTGTGTTTGCCATTTGCTGGAACAACCACTTGACCATTGATATTGGTTGGAATACCACCCATCTGGTAATGAATCGTTGGCACAACAGGGATTGGCTCTTTAGTGACGTCAACGTTTGCGAAGTTCATACCGATTTCATAAACCGAAGGTAAACGCTTCATGATGGTCTCGGCACCAATGTGCGTCAAATCCAGCACAACATAGTCACCATTAGGGCCGCAACCGCGCCCCTCTTTGATTTCTTGATCCATACACCGAGATACGAAATCGCGTGGAGCCAAATCCTTATAGGTTGGCGCATAACGTTCCATGAAACGCTCGCCATCTTTATTACGCAAGATGCCACCTTCACCGCGGCAACCTTCAGTTAACAATACACCTGCCCCAGCTACACCTGTTGGGTGGAATTGCCAGAACTCCATATCTTCCAATGGGATACCTGCGCGAGCTGCAAGTCCCATACCGTCACCGGTATTAATAAAGGCATTAGTTGATGCATCCCAAATACGACCTGCACCACCAGTAGCCAACATCACAATCTTGGCTTCCAAGATGTATACCTGACCTGTTTCCATTTCAAGGGCAGTAACACCAACCACATCACCCTCGTCATCACGGATCAAGTCGAGCGCTAACCACTCTACGAAGAAGTTCGTTTTAGCGCGGACGTTACGTTGATACAAGGTATGCAACATGGCGTGACCAGTGCGGTCAGCGGCAGCACAAGCACGTTGTACTGGTTTCTCGCCGTAGTTTGCGGTGTGACCGCCAAATGGACGCTGATAAATCGTGCCGTCTGGATTGCGATCGAAAGGCATACCGAAATGCTCTAACTCATAAACCACTTTTGGAGCTTCACGGCACATGAACTCGATCACGTCCTGGTCACCTAACCAGTCAGATCCTTTGATGGTGTCATAAAAGTGATAGTGCCAATTGTCTTCACTCATGTTACCCAATGAAGCACCAATACCACCTTGCGCAGCTACTGTATGTGAACGGGTTGGGAAGACTTTAGTTAATACCGCCACATTGAGGCCAGCTTCCGCTAACTGTAATGAAGCACGCATACCCGAGCCACCCGCCCCAATAATGACCGCATCAAAACGGCGGCGTGGCAATGATTTTTGAATCGCAGTCATCGAATTACACTTTCCACAAAATTTGAACGGCATAAGCCGCACAGGCTACGAGATACAGAACGGTCAACACTTGCAGTGTCAAACGAATACTGACGGGCTTGATGTAATCCATCCAGATGTCACGCACGCCAATCCAAGCGTGATAGAACAAGCTAAAGAAAGCCAAAAAAGTCAGCAACTTCATGAACTGATTACTAAACAGACCAGCCCAACCCTCGTAGCTAGCACTACCAGTTAAGCAGTAGTCGACTAGCAAGACAACCGTAAATACCACCATCACAATCGCAGTGACGCGTTGGATGATCCATTCTTTAAGTCCGTAATGAGCACCAACTACTAAGCGCTTTGGTCCAATTTGATAAATAGGCATGAAATTTCCTTAAATAATGAGCGCTTAGTACAAGTCAAATAATTTGAGACCCACTACAGCAGTGAGAGCGATACCAAGCACCAACACGATGATGGCGGAACGATTGGACTCAGACTTCTCTACGCCGATTTCTAAATCGAGCAAGAGGTAGCGAATACCAGCACAGAAATGATGTAAGAAAGACCAGATCAAACCGAGGCAAATGATTTTTACCAAGATGTTGCTGGTGAATGCTTGAAATTTCTGATAGCTCACCTCAGAAGCCAGACTTTGGTCGAAGAGGTACAAAATGAATGGCAACAAGAGGAATAAGGCTGCCCCACTAATACGGTGAAGGATGGAGACTTTTCCGGCCCAAGGCAGGCGATATTTAATCAACTGGGCCAGACCAATATTGCGATAAACCTGTCGATCTTTTTTTACATTTTGCTGTGCTTCAACCATGGGTAATCTCTATCTTTAGGTGGAGGTTCAGTTTGATTTTGTTGTGTCGCAACATATTCTATTGGAAACCTTGAGGCTATTGGGGGTTTTTAAGGGTTTATAGGGGTTTAAAGGGGGTTTTACGGATAAGTTCAGTTCAATTTGTTTTCGTAATGTTGCTCAGCGGTGTCGTATCTTGCGTGTCTAATTTCTACTGGTTTACTGCCATATGTGAACGCCACCCGCTCTACCGAAAGCAATGGGGCGCCTACTGCCAATTGGAGGTGCTTAGCCAGAGTCTCATCGGCCGCAATTGCTTTGATTTTTTCCTCAGCGCGCACCATGTGAGTAGCGTACTGGCTCTCATATAGAGCGTAGACTGGCCCATGCCATTCATTCAGAGTATCCAGATTTAAATCTTTAAAGCGCGCTCCAGGCAGCCAAATCTCTTCATAAACAATGGCTTGCCCAGCAAAACTCTGAACACGATCAATGTAAATGACGGTGTCACCTGCCTTTAATTTCAGCAAACTGGCGACGTAGGCGCTTGCCTTAGTCTGCTGGCAAACCAAGAATCGGCTAGTGAGATGAAATTTCTCGCCAGAATCAGGCGCCAAGCGTAAGAATCGATATTGCCAATCGTCTTCTTGGTGGGTGGCTACATAAGTGCCCTTACCCTGACGTCTCACCAATAAATTTTGTGCAGCCAGCTCATCAATCGCCTTGCGAACCGTGCCCTGACTGACGGCATAGCGGGCCGCTAACTCCATTTCACTGGGAATAACCTCCCCCGGCAGCCACTCAGAGGCTTGCAAGCTAGCCAAAATCATTGCCTTTATCTGTTCGTACAGAGGGCTAAAAGAGGCAATCGGCAAATTTACTTCTGACAAATCGGCTCCAGCAGAAAGCAATTGGATAAAATTAAGTGTAATTCTAGTCTTGTATAAGACATCTTTGACAGTGTAAAGCGAAAGTTCCTACACTTGAATGGATAATAGAAAAGTTTCCTTAATTAACCTCTTAACCATCCTCTGGAGTTATTAGTAATGGCAAAAGCCCCAATGCGTGTCGCCGTAACCGGTGCAGCCGGTCAAATCGGATATTCCCTTTTATTCCGCATCGCCAATGGCGACCTTTTGGGCAAGGATCAGCCCGTCATTCTGCAATTACTTGAAATTCCAGACGAAAAAGCGCAAAAAGCATTGGGTGGCGTGATCATGGAGCTCGAAGATTGTGCATTCCCACTCTTGGCTGGCGTTACCGCTCACTCTGACCCCTTGACCGCATTTAAAGAGATTGATGTCGCCCTATTGGTTGGCGCACGTCCCCGCGGTCCCGGCATGGAACGCAAAGATCTGCTCTCCGCTAACGCACAGATCTTCACTGCCCAAGGTAAAGCACTCAATGCAGTTGCCAAAAAGACTGTCAAGGTATTGGTGGTTGGCAACCCAGCAAACACGAACGCTTACATCGCCATGAAATCTGCACCAGATATTCCTGCGAAAAACTTTACCGCGATGTTGCGCCTTGATCACAACCGCGCGCTCTCGCAATTGGCGACTAAATTAAATAAACCCGTTGCTGGCATTGAGAAGCTAGTCGTTTGGGGTAATCACAGCCCAACCATGTACCCTGACTATCGCTTTGCAACGGTTGACGGCAAGTCAGTGAAGGACTCCATCAACGATGCAGCATGGAATAAAGATGTCTTTATTCCTACTGTGGGTAAGCGTGGTGCGGCGATTATTGATGCACGCGGTCTCTCTTCTGCAGCTTCCGCAGCCAATGCGGCAATTGACCACGTTCATGATTGGGTGCTCGGAACCAATGGCAAATGGGTCACCATGGGAATTGCCTCTAAAGGTGAATACGGCATCCCAGCTGAAGTGATTTATGGCTTCCCAGTGACATGTGAAAACGGCGAGTACAAAATGGTCGAAGGTTTAGAGATCGATGAGTTCTCACGCGAGCGCATGAATCACACCTTAAATGAATTGCTTGAAGAGCAAGCAGGCGTTAAGCACTTGCTTTCTTAATCCTCTTAGGAAAATACATGAACAAATCTCTTCTGTCCTTAAGCTTTGTATTTGCCGCCCTCATTGGCGTTACAAATGTGAGCGCTAGTGAAGAAGTATTTACGTGGACTTGCAGCGAGAGTAAGCAATTCAAAACAACTGGCACTCTCGAGAAAGTTCGTCTGACTTGGGAAGCCAAGACTTACGACTTGAATCGTCAAACCTCATTGCCAGGTAGCTTGCGTTACAAGAACACTGACACTGGTCATGACCTGGTAGTGCTTGGCAATAAAGCCATGTTATTTAATATCAAGACGGGTAATCGCTTAGCTGATTTCTGCCAAACAGCAGAAATGAAATCTGGCAAATTGCCCCATTTGTTTGCTGGTGCAGAGCCTTTTGTTCAGAACTAAGTTTTAATAGCATCAAATAAAAAAACCGAGAGATCCTCGGCTTTTTTCTTTTTTATTACTCGGTTGATATCTTCGAGTTTGTTGTAACTGCTTAATGAAAGAGTGGTTGCTGTGTTGGCGTATCTTCCGGCATCTCTGCATGCACGGCTTCACCAGATCGATCTGGAAAAAGAGGCGCGCCGCAATCGTCGCAGAGCTCTGGGTCAAATAGCATCGCATGACGAAATACATCTTCTACTCCTGCATCATGCAAGGCATCACAGATTTTTTTAATCGGGCTCTCGTCATCCGATAAATCATTTAAGGCATCACTCGCCACACTCTCACGATCATATAAAGGCCAAATCACACCATACATAATTTCGGAAGAACCCTTGACGCTAAAAGAGATACGGTATTCATCGGCTTGCTCTTCACCAAAGGCACCAACCACGCAAGATAAGCCAGCAGGCAAGATGCCTAGCGTGCTTTCGAGGAAATTAACGCCTGCACGAATACTTAATGGCCGCACATGTTTATCTGCCAAACGGCAGTTAGTAAAGTAAGCCTCCGGTAACAAGAGCTCAAACTCACATCCAGGCAGCATTGCTGCGAGTGGCTCTTGCATCGCGTTTTGCCAGCCAATGAGACTGACACCACGCTCCTGTCTTGCCGGCGATTCTTCTTGCCATTTAAAAATGGGTGATCCGCTAGGCGCACTCAGTGCAGCAATAATGAAACGCGGATCAGCCAGAACTGCAATCGTCTCCGACATATCGCGCAACTCGAGTTTGACATCCTTGCCAGAGATGGCCGCAGTCGCCAATGCTTCTGTTAACACACGTGTTTGGCAATGAG contains the following coding sequences:
- the gltA gene encoding citrate synthase, which encodes MIESDIKAKLSFSDGTPDIDLPIYKGTVGPDVIDIRKLYGQTGKFTYDSGFLSTASCNSKITYIDGDKGELLYRGYPIDDLAANCDFLEVCYLLINGQLPNATEKKDFDQMVIHHTMVHEQMQFFLRGFRRDAHPMSVLTGLVGAMAAFYHDEIDYSDSYAREVAQIRLIAKMPTLVAMSYKYSVGQPFIYPDNSLSYTANFMRMMFATPCEEYKVNPVLVRALDRIFILHADHEQNASTSTVRLCGSSGTNPFAAISAGIACLWGPAHGGANEACLQMLNDIQAQGGVDKIHEFIAQVKDKNSSVRLMGFGHRVYKNFDPRAKLMRETCYEVLNELGLQDDPLFKLAMTLEKIALEDEYFVSRKLYPNVDFYSGIVQRALGIPTDMFTCIFALARTVGWIAQWEEMITDSEYKIGRPRQLYVGETSRKVPNISVRK
- a CDS encoding succinate dehydrogenase assembly factor 2 gives rise to the protein MTLGNAELYRLKSDARRGLLENDLILQRFFERYGTQLSVEDGKVLSQLLALDDNDLMDLLIGRKDSMAGLEQEMQSDSFKTVLQKLREK
- a CDS encoding succinate dehydrogenase iron-sulfur subunit; the protein is MSDIRIFEIYRYDPDVDAAPRMQRYELELTGERMLLDALISLKKQDETISYRRSCREGVCGSDAMNINGKNGLACLTNMLTLPKVITLRPLPGLPVVRDLIVDMTLFFKQYLSIKPYLVNDNPPPEKERLQSPEEREELNGLYECILCASCSTSCPSFWWNPDKFVGPAGLLQAYRFIADSRDEETSQRLDNLEDPYRLFRCHTIMNCVDVCPKHLNPTKAIGKIKELMVRRAV
- the sdhA gene encoding succinate dehydrogenase flavoprotein subunit gives rise to the protein MTAIQKSLPRRRFDAVIIGAGGSGMRASLQLAEAGLNVAVLTKVFPTRSHTVAAQGGIGASLGNMSEDNWHYHFYDTIKGSDWLGDQDVIEFMCREAPKVVYELEHFGMPFDRNPDGTIYQRPFGGHTANYGEKPVQRACAAADRTGHAMLHTLYQRNVRAKTNFFVEWLALDLIRDDEGDVVGVTALEMETGQVYILEAKIVMLATGGAGRIWDASTNAFINTGDGMGLAARAGIPLEDMEFWQFHPTGVAGAGVLLTEGCRGEGGILRNKDGERFMERYAPTYKDLAPRDFVSRCMDQEIKEGRGCGPNGDYVVLDLTHIGAETIMKRLPSVYEIGMNFANVDVTKEPIPVVPTIHYQMGGIPTNINGQVVVPANGKHNEVVHGLYAIGECSCVSVHGANRLGTNSLLDLLVFGRAAGNHIVSLNLKNREFKKLPANAGQQTLERIAKLDNSHSGEYAQDVANDIRKTMQKYAGVFRNQELMDEGVRQMAKLTERAKNLWVKDKSEIFNTARIEALEVANLVETANATMISAAARKESRGAHSHDDHQHRDDDNWMKHTLWYSEGNRLDYKPVQLKPLTVDSVPPKERTF
- the sdhD gene encoding succinate dehydrogenase, hydrophobic membrane anchor protein is translated as MPIYQIGPKRLVVGAHYGLKEWIIQRVTAIVMVVFTVVLLVDYCLTGSASYEGWAGLFSNQFMKLLTFLAFFSLFYHAWIGVRDIWMDYIKPVSIRLTLQVLTVLYLVACAAYAVQILWKV
- the sdhC gene encoding succinate dehydrogenase, cytochrome b556 subunit; this encodes MVEAQQNVKKDRQVYRNIGLAQLIKYRLPWAGKVSILHRISGAALFLLLPFILYLFDQSLASEVSYQKFQAFTSNILVKIICLGLIWSFLHHFCAGIRYLLLDLEIGVEKSESNRSAIIVLVLGIALTAVVGLKLFDLY